The proteins below come from a single Nitrospirota bacterium genomic window:
- a CDS encoding protein-glutamate O-methyltransferase CheR, with protein MLEIEESISLPDDVFRLLRDLIKDYCGMYFDDNSKYILEKRLSKRVKSHQLNDFRDYYRLLLYDKRRDEELSFIVDVLTVNETYFFREMSQLKTLSEEILPELKNTNRESKKIRIWSAGCSTGEEPYTIAMLALEQGFFLGWDVEILGSDINQRVLQHARRGVYRKNSFRTTEEHYIEKYFTYENNFYKINDNVRRLVNFSCLNLLDPFKVKFAGEMDVILCRNVLIYFDLEARKKVIRGFHERLTDGRYLLLGHAESLMNISTAFTLKHFKHDMVYQKPPKLTVAMSPESLEKMVWGNKI; from the coding sequence ATGCTTGAAATAGAAGAAAGCATTTCCTTACCAGATGACGTATTCAGACTCCTCAGGGACCTCATAAAAGATTACTGCGGGATGTATTTTGATGATAATTCAAAATACATCCTGGAGAAAAGGCTGTCAAAGAGAGTAAAAAGCCATCAGCTGAATGATTTCAGGGATTATTACAGGCTCCTTTTATATGATAAGCGAAGAGATGAAGAGCTTTCTTTTATCGTAGATGTCCTCACTGTAAATGAAACTTACTTTTTCAGGGAAATGAGCCAGTTGAAAACGCTGAGCGAGGAGATACTGCCTGAGCTTAAGAATACAAACAGGGAGTCAAAGAAGATAAGGATATGGTCTGCAGGCTGCTCTACAGGAGAAGAGCCTTATACAATCGCAATGCTGGCGCTGGAGCAGGGTTTTTTTCTGGGGTGGGATGTGGAAATACTCGGCAGTGATATCAACCAGAGAGTATTGCAGCATGCAAGGAGAGGTGTATACAGAAAGAATTCATTCAGGACTACGGAGGAGCATTATATAGAAAAATATTTTACATATGAAAATAATTTCTATAAGATAAACGACAACGTCAGGCGGCTTGTGAATTTCAGCTGCCTTAACCTTCTGGACCCTTTCAAAGTGAAATTCGCAGGTGAGATGGATGTGATATTATGCAGGAATGTGCTTATATATTTTGATCTGGAGGCGAGAAAAAAGGTAATCAGGGGTTTTCATGAAAGGCTTACTGACGGAAGGTATCTGCTGCTGGGCCATGCAGAGTCGTTGATGAATATTTCTACAGCCTTTACGCTTAAGCACTTCAAACATGATATGGTTTATCAAAAACCGCCAAAACTTACGGTAGCAATGTCACCTGAAAGTCTTGAGAAAATGGTATGGGGGAATAAAATATAA
- a CDS encoding HEAT repeat domain-containing protein, with product MQKPENLLDSEDVEVRREVVESLRGAASDASIGLLLKAMKDVSWRVRKTAVDILLNDYPVEAYINGLIALLYIDDNAGARNSAIETLIKLDKKTTTFLMEAFNTQNRDVRKFIIDVLGEFRDKRSLPLMLDALKDEDDNVRATAVEHLGKIGEPAVVNALIKILESGDLWTSYPAADALGRIGDRKAIPSLVKALSTKTLREPVLKALGRFSAPETLKNIVPLLEDSSKTIQEEAIKTIRNFYHNGVKEEFIAEEMKKFFVDRIIDILVAHAWSAKADMRISAILLLGLMRDERALAPLLELSLEEDLAEDVKRALVFIGKDKPEVILSLFDTVSPYQQRFICDVAGELASPVFYDVFEGLMKDEDGHVRALAAIAISRIGDLRAVEQIKKLLSDEYEDVQEAAVAALSSLKAGLSSDELIKLIGSRNPVLRKNAVLLLGEIGAVKAVPAIGFALKDDNIKVRHAVVKALSMIKTDESIKYLTLALTDENADIRVSAALSLGLIKGKGVSESLLILLTDPDDAVRAAAVKALGELGDKATVRQLMKLLSDPNGFVVTTAIESLSRIGGETARGALVEMLSSHDKEIRRTAIKSLAPFNAIEGIILPYFNDSDWATRMAAVEVLCARVSAAGGSVRVELEKLLDKEEDPVVRKAVEECLNA from the coding sequence ATGCAGAAACCGGAAAATCTGCTTGACAGCGAAGATGTAGAGGTAAGAAGAGAAGTTGTTGAGAGCCTGAGAGGCGCAGCTTCTGATGCCTCTATCGGATTGCTTCTTAAGGCAATGAAAGATGTCAGCTGGAGGGTGAGAAAGACAGCAGTTGACATCCTGCTTAATGATTATCCCGTAGAAGCGTATATCAACGGCCTGATTGCCCTTCTTTATATTGATGATAATGCAGGAGCGAGAAACTCAGCAATAGAAACTCTCATAAAGTTAGACAAGAAGACTACAACATTTCTCATGGAGGCTTTCAATACTCAGAACAGGGATGTGAGGAAATTTATAATAGATGTGCTCGGAGAGTTCAGAGACAAAAGATCACTGCCGCTGATGCTTGACGCCCTTAAAGACGAGGATGACAATGTCAGGGCCACTGCTGTTGAACATCTTGGGAAAATAGGCGAACCGGCTGTTGTGAATGCGCTGATAAAGATACTTGAAAGCGGCGACCTGTGGACGTCATATCCTGCCGCAGATGCGCTTGGAAGGATTGGCGACAGAAAGGCTATACCTTCTCTTGTTAAAGCCCTTTCTACAAAGACCCTCAGAGAACCGGTGCTAAAGGCGCTCGGCAGGTTTTCTGCGCCTGAAACGCTCAAGAACATAGTCCCCCTTCTTGAGGATTCATCAAAGACGATACAGGAAGAAGCAATAAAGACGATAAGGAATTTTTATCATAACGGCGTGAAAGAAGAATTTATTGCAGAAGAAATGAAAAAGTTCTTCGTGGACCGCATTATTGATATCCTTGTTGCGCATGCCTGGAGCGCTAAGGCAGATATGAGGATTTCTGCAATACTGCTGCTGGGCCTTATGAGAGATGAAAGGGCGCTTGCTCCGCTTCTGGAGCTTTCATTGGAAGAGGATCTGGCAGAGGACGTAAAAAGGGCGCTTGTCTTCATAGGCAAAGACAAACCGGAGGTCATTCTGTCTTTGTTTGATACAGTCAGCCCCTACCAGCAGAGGTTTATATGCGATGTGGCAGGCGAGCTGGCCTCGCCTGTTTTTTATGATGTGTTTGAAGGACTGATGAAAGACGAGGACGGGCATGTGAGAGCGCTCGCAGCGATTGCTATCTCAAGGATAGGTGATTTAAGGGCGGTAGAGCAAATAAAAAAACTGCTCTCTGATGAGTACGAAGATGTACAGGAGGCAGCCGTGGCCGCATTATCCAGCCTTAAGGCAGGTCTTTCATCAGATGAATTAATCAAGCTGATCGGCAGCAGGAATCCTGTGCTGAGAAAAAATGCTGTATTATTGCTTGGTGAGATTGGAGCTGTTAAGGCTGTGCCGGCAATCGGCTTTGCGCTGAAGGATGACAACATCAAGGTAAGGCATGCCGTTGTCAAGGCGTTGTCCATGATAAAAACAGACGAGTCTATAAAATATCTGACGCTTGCACTTACGGATGAGAATGCAGACATAAGGGTTTCTGCGGCATTGAGCCTCGGCTTGATTAAGGGGAAAGGAGTGTCAGAATCGCTTCTCATTTTGCTCACTGACCCTGATGATGCAGTCAGGGCGGCAGCGGTAAAGGCGCTCGGTGAATTAGGTGATAAGGCCACTGTAAGACAGCTTATGAAATTGCTTTCAGACCCTAATGGATTTGTTGTAACTACAGCCATAGAGTCTCTGAGCAGGATAGGCGGCGAAACTGCAAGGGGCGCATTAGTAGAAATGCTTTCTTCGCATGATAAAGAAATAAGAAGGACTGCTATAAAATCACTTGCTCCATTTAATGCTATTGAAGGCATAATCCTGCCATATTTTAACGATTCTGATTGGGCCACAAGAATGGCGGCTGTTGAGGTTCTCTGTGCGAGGGTGTCTGCTGCAGGCGGAAGCGTCAGGGTTGAGCTTGAGAAATTACTGGATAAAGAAGAAGACCCTGTTGTAAGAAAGGCTGTGGAGGAGTGTCTTAATGCTTGA
- a CDS encoding chemotaxis protein CheW — translation MEKFAVFKIGKEDFGVNISSVVEILKSQKIYFLPELPDFISGVINVRGDVIPLLDLRKRFGAHTETGKCRIIVVRCEDEKIGLLVDEIDKIVPFSPEEISAPPAMFKGLKTEYLTGLGKKEERIVILLNIERLLTSKEKIMLSASSDAFSSPPQADESGLKREESTGLITDGSSTTHE, via the coding sequence ATGGAAAAATTTGCTGTTTTTAAAATAGGAAAAGAAGATTTCGGCGTCAACATAAGCAGTGTTGTTGAGATACTGAAATCGCAGAAGATCTATTTTCTTCCTGAACTGCCTGATTTTATCTCAGGCGTTATAAATGTAAGGGGCGATGTAATCCCTTTGCTGGACCTCAGGAAGCGATTCGGCGCTCATACCGAAACCGGCAAGTGCCGGATAATAGTGGTCCGCTGCGAGGATGAGAAGATAGGACTTCTGGTTGATGAAATAGATAAGATAGTCCCTTTTAGTCCTGAGGAGATAAGCGCTCCACCGGCAATGTTTAAGGGTTTGAAGACAGAATATCTTACAGGCCTTGGCAAGAAAGAAGAGAGGATAGTAATCCTCCTTAATATTGAAAGGCTTCTTACATCAAAGGAAAAGATAATGCTTTCCGCCTCCTCGGACGCGTTCTCCTCTCCGCCACAGGCGGATGAGAGCGGACTGAAGCGAGAAGAATCCACTGGTCTCATAACCGATGGCTCGTCTACGACCCATGAGTAG
- the phnD gene encoding phosphate/phosphite/phosphonate ABC transporter substrate-binding protein, with the protein MREKLELKIIITVLAMLLVGVVLAGVMTMLIEKSTLYGITRENSETTAAIIKKNIEMTMLDNRPDLTKKLIEGLRGTVGIAGLHVVNSEGREAFEKDAPATEAEAMKKIINAKEPIVISDAKGYIFYKPLENAAECQVCHAQKGAILGAIKVSLTIEKEYERAKKSVITVILLTIAGALGFSLVLWLMLRRMVILPIKAMEEAALKLEEGDLSFDVDIKSKDEIARLNSSIKESVSSVGRILQRIKDISERVTHVVESVGKDSKKVLDGTQLETEAIADISSSVEELNAAISEITESTEKLAGSTEETAASMEEMANAIGNVKNNTHDLSGAVDATSSSIEQLSATIKEVAQNADNLSIATEETLSAIEEMKFSVKDVEINAKESAKLSEKVMTDASTFGMGSIEKTIEGMKNIKSSVEKTNDFVKKLGDRSEEIGKILNVIDDITDQTTLLALNAAILAAQAGEHGKGFSVVAEEIKDLAERTAFSTQEIGSLIQSVQQEVKGTVQAMGEGLKSVDDGLKLSKEASDSLKKILDSSKKSSEMAFSIDRSTGEQAKAIRLVSEAMERIKNMTGMIAKSTSEQAQGTTLIMGATEKMRDISHQVRSAADEQAATSKHISGAIEVVSGKSQQISKAIYEQKIGSNQMWKSIEKIKDIPKRNRDLAFNVNNSLRGLQKEAELLDTEIGRFRFSEEKGILKFGIIPLESPAEMFMKFTPLADYLSKKLGRRVDLKLAMDFEETVDAIGQNVTQMCFMTPSTYIEARKKYGVDVIVKALRNGKPYQHSVIITKADRGGINSIGELKGRTFAFGDFHSTSSHIVPRAMLLEAGIKITDLSYYDYLGHHDDVAKAVLKGDFDGGGVMEDTAHKFKDQGLKFLKISEDIPEFNICVNKSLSKEEVSLLRSALTALIDTSAEGGLVLKSIAKAYTGFTEARDEDYDSVKAMMLKLGMLS; encoded by the coding sequence GTGAGAGAAAAACTTGAATTAAAGATAATTATTACTGTTTTAGCCATGCTTCTTGTAGGCGTCGTCCTTGCTGGCGTCATGACTATGCTTATAGAGAAGTCAACTCTTTACGGAATTACAAGAGAAAATTCAGAGACCACGGCTGCAATTATAAAGAAGAACATTGAGATGACAATGCTGGACAACAGGCCCGACCTTACGAAAAAGCTTATAGAGGGCTTGCGCGGGACCGTAGGCATAGCCGGCCTCCATGTTGTAAATTCCGAAGGGAGAGAGGCATTCGAAAAAGATGCTCCAGCCACCGAAGCTGAAGCTATGAAGAAGATTATAAATGCTAAGGAGCCGATTGTTATATCGGATGCAAAAGGGTATATCTTTTACAAACCTCTTGAAAATGCCGCTGAATGCCAGGTATGTCATGCGCAGAAAGGAGCTATCCTTGGCGCTATAAAGGTTTCGCTGACAATAGAAAAGGAATATGAAAGGGCAAAGAAATCAGTAATAACCGTTATTTTGCTGACAATTGCCGGCGCCCTGGGGTTCAGCCTTGTGCTCTGGCTCATGCTCAGGAGAATGGTTATATTGCCTATTAAGGCGATGGAAGAGGCAGCATTGAAGTTGGAGGAGGGAGACCTTTCATTTGATGTGGACATAAAGAGTAAAGATGAGATTGCGCGGCTAAACAGTTCTATAAAGGAGTCTGTGAGTTCGGTGGGAAGGATACTGCAGAGGATAAAGGATATCTCGGAAAGGGTCACGCATGTTGTTGAAAGTGTTGGAAAGGACTCAAAAAAGGTGCTGGACGGCACTCAGCTTGAGACAGAGGCCATAGCGGATATATCAAGTTCGGTTGAAGAGCTGAACGCCGCTATATCAGAGATTACCGAGAGCACTGAAAAGCTTGCCGGCTCAACGGAAGAGACGGCAGCCTCGATGGAGGAGATGGCTAATGCGATAGGGAATGTTAAAAATAATACCCATGACCTTTCCGGCGCTGTTGATGCGACGTCATCTTCTATTGAGCAGCTTTCCGCCACGATAAAAGAAGTTGCGCAGAATGCCGATAATCTTTCAATTGCAACAGAGGAGACGCTTTCTGCCATAGAGGAAATGAAATTTTCTGTGAAAGATGTTGAGATAAACGCTAAAGAATCGGCGAAGCTGTCAGAGAAGGTCATGACTGACGCGTCAACATTCGGAATGGGCTCCATAGAAAAAACTATAGAGGGAATGAAGAATATAAAGTCTTCCGTTGAAAAAACAAACGATTTTGTCAAGAAGCTCGGCGACAGGTCCGAGGAGATAGGCAAGATACTCAATGTGATAGATGATATTACCGACCAGACAACCCTCCTGGCCCTGAATGCCGCTATACTCGCAGCGCAGGCAGGCGAACATGGAAAAGGGTTTTCAGTTGTTGCGGAGGAGATTAAAGACCTTGCAGAGAGGACAGCGTTCTCAACGCAGGAGATAGGCTCTCTCATCCAGTCTGTTCAGCAGGAAGTAAAAGGCACTGTTCAGGCAATGGGGGAGGGGCTGAAATCAGTTGATGATGGACTGAAACTCTCAAAAGAGGCGTCAGATTCATTAAAGAAGATTCTGGACAGTTCTAAGAAGTCTTCCGAGATGGCGTTCTCCATAGATCGTTCCACAGGCGAACAGGCAAAGGCGATAAGGCTTGTCTCAGAGGCAATGGAGCGCATCAAAAACATGACAGGCATGATTGCCAAGTCAACATCAGAGCAGGCGCAGGGGACCACCCTGATTATGGGCGCAACAGAAAAGATGAGGGATATATCTCATCAGGTCAGGTCAGCGGCTGACGAACAGGCAGCGACCAGCAAACACATATCAGGGGCCATTGAGGTAGTCTCCGGCAAAAGCCAGCAGATTTCAAAGGCAATTTATGAACAAAAGATAGGCTCTAATCAGATGTGGAAATCCATTGAAAAGATTAAAGACATTCCGAAAAGGAATCGGGACCTCGCATTTAATGTAAATAATTCATTGAGGGGCCTGCAGAAAGAGGCAGAGCTGCTTGACACAGAAATAGGAAGGTTCAGGTTTTCTGAGGAGAAAGGCATATTGAAATTTGGAATTATACCATTAGAGTCCCCCGCGGAGATGTTTATGAAGTTCACTCCCTTAGCGGATTATCTCAGTAAAAAATTAGGCAGAAGGGTTGACCTTAAGTTAGCAATGGACTTTGAGGAAACGGTTGATGCTATAGGGCAAAATGTTACGCAGATGTGCTTTATGACGCCGTCCACTTATATAGAGGCGCGCAAGAAATACGGTGTTGATGTAATTGTAAAGGCTTTAAGAAATGGCAAGCCTTATCAGCACTCGGTAATAATCACAAAAGCGGACAGGGGGGGCATTAATTCCATAGGAGAGTTGAAGGGGAGGACCTTTGCGTTCGGAGACTTCCATTCAACGTCAAGCCACATCGTCCCGAGGGCCATGCTTTTAGAGGCGGGAATAAAGATAACAGATCTTTCTTATTACGACTATCTCGGCCACCATGATGATGTGGCTAAGGCAGTGCTCAAGGGTGATTTTGACGGAGGAGGCGTTATGGAGGACACGGCACACAAATTCAAGGATCAGGGGTTAAAGTTCCTGAAGATTTCAGAAGATATTCCTGAATTCAATATCTGCGTCAATAAGTCATTAAGCAAAGAGGAGGTTTCTCTGCTGAGGTCAGCCTTAACTGCCCTGATAGATACTTCTGCTGAAGGAGGGCTGGTCCTTAAATCTATAGCCAAGGCATATACCGGCTTCACCGAGGCAAGGGATGAAGATTACGACAGCGTAAAGGCCATGATGTTAAAACTGGGGATGCTGTCATGA